Proteins encoded within one genomic window of Arachis duranensis cultivar V14167 unplaced genomic scaffold, aradu.V14167.gnm2.J7QH unplaced_Scaffold_88619, whole genome shotgun sequence:
- the LOC110277357 gene encoding uncharacterized mitochondrial protein AtMg00810-like: MLALAAAKKWHLKQLDVNTAFLHGDLDKKSLYGLKQASRQWNIKLTQTLVDAGYKQFFDDHSLFIKKQSQSFTAILVYVDDLVLTGNDIGEINSIKQDLDDKFKIKDLGDLKYFLGMEVARSNSGSGSRPAIGLFFSSTFNLHLTGFADADWATCADTRRSISGYCFMLGNSLISWKSKKQTTVAKSSAEAEYRSLLPLVKLVGYLS; this comes from the exons ATGTTAGCATTAGCAgcggcaaagaaatggcatttGAAACAGCTGGACGTTAACACTGCCTTCCTTCATGGAGATTTGGACAAGAAA TCTCTATATGGGCTTAAGCAAGCAAGCAGGCAATGGAACATTAAACTCACTCAGACTCTTGTGGATGCTGGTTATAAGCAGTTTTTTGATGATCATTCACTCTTCATTAAGAAACAATCTCAAAGCTTCACTGCCATTCTAGTATATGTTGATGACTTGGTTTTAACCGGGAATGACATTGGTGAAATCAATTCCATCAAGCAAGATTTGgatgacaaattcaaaataaaggaTCTTGGTGATCTCAAATACTTCTTGGGAATGGAAGTAGCACGCTCTAACTCTGGCAGCGGAA GCCGACCTGCAATtggtctcttcttctcctctacttTTAATCTGCATCTCACTGGATTTGCCGATGCTGACTGGGCTACCTGTGCCGATACTCGTCGCTCTATTTCTGGTTATTGCTTCATGCTTGGGAACTCGCTCATTAGCTGGAAGAGTAAAAAGCAAACCACAGTTGCCAAGTCCTCTGCAGAAGCTGAATATAGGTCTCTGTTGCCACTTGTGAAGCTAGTTGGTTATCTTTCTTAA